One genomic region from Quercus robur chromosome 4, dhQueRobu3.1, whole genome shotgun sequence encodes:
- the LOC126721489 gene encoding heavy metal-associated isoprenylated plant protein 39-like, protein MDMKDKKLTVIGTVDPVNIVSKLRKYWASPSMISVGPAEEPKKKEEPKKEEPKAEEAKKEEPKKEEAKKEEEKKEEPKKEEEKKEEKKGEEKKEEKKEEEKKREAPPPDPVLELVKAYKAYNPQLAAYNPHLAAHNPFQTSYYYVQPMEENPNACAIL, encoded by the coding sequence ATGGACATGAAGGATAAGAAACTAACGGTCATAGGAACCGTGGATCCCGTAAATATAGTGAGCAAACTGCGCAAATATTGGGCATCACCAAGTATGATCTCAGTTGGGCCAGCAGAAGAAcctaagaagaaagaagagccGAAGAAGGAGGAACCCAAGGCCGAGGAAGCAAAGAAAGAGGAACCCAAGAAGGAGGAAgctaagaaagaagaagagaaaaaagaagaacccaagaaggaagaagagaagaaagaggaaaagaaaggagaagagaagaaagaggaaaagaaagaagaagagaaaaagagagaagcacCTCCACCAGACCCTGTTTTAGAGCTTGTTAAGGCTTACAAAGCATATAATCCCCAACTCGCCGCATATAATCCCCACCTCGCCGCACATAATCCATTCCAAACCTCATATTACTACGTGCAACCAATGGAGGAGAATCCAAATGCTTGTgctattttataa